The genomic region GGCGCACCCCAGGTCCTCCCGCCCTTCGGCAAGCGCCTCGGCCGCAAGGCGCAGCGCGAGCTCGAACGCATCGGCGTGACGGTCCACCTCAACTCGATGGTGACCAACATCGACGAGACCTCGGTGACCTACAAGGACATGGAGACCGAGGAAGAGACGACGATCGAGTCCTACACCAAGATCTGGTCCGCGGGTGTGGCCGCTTCCCCGCTGGGCAAGCTCGTCGCCGACCAGGCCGGCCTCGAGGTCGACCGTGCCGGCAAGGTCCCGGTGAACAAGGACCTTTCCGTGGGCGACCACCGCAATGTCTTCGTCGTCGGCGACATGATGAATTTGGACAAGCTGCCGGGCCTGGCTCAGGTGGCGATCCAGACCGGTGAGTACGCGGCTAAGGCGATCAAGGATGGCGTGGAGAATGACCAGGAGCCGGACCAGCGCGAGCCGTTTGAGTACTTCGACAAGGGCTCCATGGCCATCGTTTCGCGCTTCCACGCCGTGGTGAAGATGGGCAAGGTAGAAATCGCCGGCTTCCTGGGCTGGATCATGTGGCTGCTCGTCCACGTGTCCTTCCTCGTGTCCAAGCGCAACCGCATCGTGTCTATGTTCACCTGGACGCTCAACGCCCTGTCCCCCAAGCGCTACAACCTCGCCGCGACCCAGCAGCAAATGCACGGCCGCACTGCCCTGCTGAACCTGGAGAAGTACGCCGCGGAGGAGGCTGAGCACCTCGTCGAGGTGCGTGACACCAACGGCGAGAACTAAGCTCGCTCTTCTTCTCCCCTACGCCCGCCCCCGGTTCCCCCGAATCCGGCGGCGGGCGTATGATTCTGCCCGTTCATCCAGTTGATACATCTGCCCGAAGGGGGTTGCCTTGGTACCGAAGAACCCGCTTTCCCTGGGAAAGTCGAAGCAGACAGAAAAGGCGACCCAGAAACCTATCCCTGTCCCGGTGGAACGTTCGATCGACTTCTGCCGCGTGATTGTGGATGGTCAACTTGAACCTGGCAGCTGCCACTACTCCACCGCTCTCAAGAAAGTGAATGAAGCTGAGAGCGGCTACGTGTGGTTGTCCCTCCGCGAGCCCAACGTGGAGCAGATGGAGAAGGTCGCCGAAGAGTTCGGCATTCACGATCTCATTGTGGAAGATGCCGTGAGCGCCCATCAACGCCCGAAGGTGGAACGCTACAACAATCAGCTGTTTCTGGTCATCCGCACGATTGAGTACCGCGACGACGAAGAGGTCACTGACCTGCGCGAGATCATCTCGACCGGTGAAGTGCAGATGCTCATCGGCGAGAACTTCGTGATCACAATCCGCCACAACGCGGAGCTTCCGAACCTCACTCAGGAGCTTGTCGAAGACCCGGAGATTTCCGCGCTGGGACCCGCTGCCGTCGCCTGGAAGGTCGCAGACCACGTCGTAGAGAACTACGCCATGATCACGACCTTCCTCCGCGAAGACGTCGATGAGCTGGAGAACGAAGTCTTCACTCCGCGCCGGCAGATCAACATCGACAAGATCTACTCCTACAAGCGTGAGATCTTGGAGATGCGCCACGCGATTGACCCGCTGGGTCCCGCGTTGAAGACAGGACTGAACCTGCACAAGGACCTGTTGAGCAAGCAGATCCGCTCTTACCTGCGTGACGTGCAGGACAACGCGATGATTGTCACCGACAACGTCAACGGATTCGATGAGCGGCTTTCCTCGCTTCTCGACGCGTCCGTGGCCAAGGTGAGCATGCAGCAGAACTCCGACATGCGCACGATCTCAGCCGTGGTGGGAATGGCGGCCCTTCCGACGATGATCGCCGGAATCTACGGCATGAACTTCGAGTACATGCCAGAGCTGTCGTGGCGCTATGCGTATCCGGTTGTCTTAGTGGTGATGTTCGGCTCCATCGTGGCCATGTACTGGTGGTTCCGCCGGAACAACTGGCTCTAACCCAGCTGTTAGGCCATCACCATGGTGCGCAGGGTGGTAATCGCGACGATCTTGCCCCCCTGCTTCATCTCGATGCGCCAGATCTGGGTGCGCCGGCCCAGGTGGACGGGCGATGCTTCAGCCTCAATCGTGCCGGAAGTGACGCTGCGGATCAGATCCGTGTTGTTGTTCATGCCCACAACGGGCGCGCCCGCGGCGGCGTACCCAGCGTAAGAGCCCATGCTCTCTCCGATGGCGCAGAACACCCCACCGTTGACCTGGCCGGCGGGTTGGTGGTGGCGCGGGTCCGCTTCCACCGTCGCGGTGATCTTCTCCGGGCCGAAAGCGGTGAAGTGCAGCCCGATGAAGCTGTCGAATTCGACGTGGTGAGCGTTCAGGTACGCCAGTTCGTCGTCGGTGAGCTGACGGTCGCGTAGTTCCATGAGTTTGCTGAAATCCATCTCCATGGCCAGAGATTTTACCAACGAAACTAGATCGCGTGCGCGGTTATAGATCTGTTTGTATTTAAAGGGTTCTTATATGGCCCATCGCCTGCGTAGGACCGACTGGCCTGCGTATGCTTTGGGCATGACTAACGAGAATCTTGCGCAGATCGGCGTCGTGGGCATGGCTGTGATGGGCTCCAACTTGGCCCGCAACTTCGCCTCCCGCGGCCACACGGTAGCTATCTACAACCGCTCCCCCGAGAAGACCCGCGCCGTCATGGAGCAGCACGGCCACGAAGGCAACTTCATCCCTTCGGAGTCCATTGAGGACTTCGTTGCGTCTTTGGAACGCCCGCGCAAGGCAGTCATCATGGTGCAGGCCGGTGCCGGCACCGATGCAGTGATCGATCAGCTCGTCGAGGCCATGGACGAGGGCGACATCATTATCGACGGCGGAAACGCTCTGTTCACCGACACCATCCGCCGCGAGAAAGAGGTCGCAGCGAAGGGCCGCCACTTCGTCGGCGCGGGCATCTCCGGTGGCGAGGAGGGCGCCTTGAAGGGGCCGTCGATCATGCCGGGTGGCCCGAAAGAGTCGTGGGAGACCCTCGGTCCTCTGCTGGAATCCATCGCTGCTGAAGTCGATGGCGTGCCGTGCGTGACTCACATCGGCCCTGACGGTGCTGGTCACTTTGTGAAGATGGTCCACAACGGCATCGAGTATGCCGACATGCAGGTCATCGGCGAGGCTTACCACCTGCTGCGTTACGCGGCGGGCATCGAGCCGGCTGAGATGGCAGACATCTTCGCCGAGTGGAACCAGGGTGATCTGGACTCGTACCTCATCGAGATCTCTGCAGAGGTGCTGCGCCAGGTCGATGCGAGGACGGGCAAGCCGCTGGTGGACGTCATTGTCGACGCCGCTGGCCAGAAAGGCACCGGCCGCTGGACTGTGAAGGAAGCACTCGACCTTGGCGTGCCCACAACGGGGATTGGGGAGGCCGTCTTCGCCCGCGCCCTGTCCTCGGCGCTGGCGCAGCGCCAGGCCGTCCAGGACACGGGTTTGCCGTCGGGTGAGGTCACGTTGCTGGAGACGCTCGGCGTCGATAAGCAGCAGTTCGTTGAAGATGTCCGCCGCGCCCTGTACGCCTCCAAGCTTGTGGCCTACGCGCAGGGCTTCGACGAGATCAACGCCGGCTCCCAGGAGTACGGCTGGGGCATTAAGCCGCAAGACCTCGCGACGATCTGGCGCGGTGGCTGCATTATCCGCGCGAAGTTCCTCAACCGCATCACCGAGGCGTACAACAACGACCCGCAGCTGCCGTCGCTTTTGCTCGACCCTTACTTCAAGTCTGAGCTGGAGAAGGGCCTTGTCGATTCCTGGCGTCGTGTGGTCATCATTGCCACCCAGTTGGGTCTGCCGATCCCGGTGTTCGCCTCAAGCCTGTCCTACTACGACTCGCTGCGCGCGGAGCGCCTACCGGCTGCTCTCATCCAGGGCCAGCGCGATTTCTTCGGCGCCCACACCTACAAGCGCGTGGACATGGAGGGCACCTACCACACCACGTGGTCCGGTGAGCGTGAGGAAATCACGTACTAGCCCGGTAGGGCTGTACACTTCATCCGATGCCCACATTCTCTGATCTCGGCCTGCCCCGCCCCATCGTCAACGTTCTCACGAAACAAGGAATCGAGGAACCCTTCCCAATCCAGGAAGCGGCGATCCCCGCTGTTCTCGACGGACGGGATGTGCTTGGGCGCGGGCCGACGGGCTCGGGTAAGACTTTTGCCTTCGGGCTACCGATGCTGGCGCTGCTCGCCGGTTCCCCGTCCAAACCCGGCCACCCGCGCGGCCTCGTCCTCGCCCCCACCCGTGAGCTCGCAGCGCAGATCCGCCAGCGACTCGACGATCCTGCTGCTGCCGCTGGTCTGCGTGTGCTCGAGGTTGTGGGCGGGGTGAACATCAACAACCACATTCGTTCGCTCGCAGCGCCAGTGGACCTGCTCGTCGCTACGCCCGGACGCGCCCAGGACCTGATCAACCAGGGCAAGCTCAGCTTCGATTCCGTCGCCGTCACAGCGATTGACGAGGCTGACCAGATGGCCGACATGGGCTTTCTCCCCCAGGTCCGCAAGCTTGTCGACGCCACACCTGAAAACGGCCAGCGCCTACTGTTTTCGGCGACGCTGGACGGTGACGTGGAAAAGCTTGTGCAGCGGTACCTGACGGATCCTGTGACGCACTCGACGGCCCCTGCCCAGGCTGCCGTGGACACGATGCAGCACTACCAGCTGCTGGTGGGCAGCCGAGAGTCCAGGAACGAGATCGTGCCGCTCATCGCCGCGCGCGAGGGCAAGACCATCATGTTCATGCGCACGAAGCATGGCGTGGACCGGCAGGTGAAGAAGCTCCGTCGCGTCGGCATTGAGGCTCAGCCGCTCCACGGTGACAAGGGCCAGGGCGCACGCACCCGGGCTATCGAAGGATTCACAGACGGGTCTGTTCCTGTTTTGGTCGCAACCGATATCGCTGCACGCGGTATAGACATCAGCGACGTGTCCTTGGTCGTCCACATCGATCCCCCGGCCGAGCACAAGTCCTACCTGCACCGTGCCGGGCGCACCGCCCGCGCAGGCACGTCTGGCACTGTGGTGACCTTGGTCATGGACGAACAGCGCAAAGAAGTCGATCAACTGCTCCGCAAAGCGGGCGTGGACGCGCAAAAGGTCCGCGTTACCCCGATGTCCGACGAGTTAGTTAAGATTACGGGCGCGCAGGAGCCCCACGGCCGCCCGCTACCGCCGCCCGGCCAACCGCAGACAACCAAGCGCTCCCGCGGGAAACGGCGCTAACAACACCACCTATGGATCTTCTCATCTCTCTACTCGCCCTTTTGGGTTTTGTGCTGCTCACGGCCTCAACCGGTCTGTTTGTCGCCATCGAATTCGCGCTCACCGGCATGGAGCGCTCAACCGTGGACAACCATGTGCAGGAGAAGGGAGATAAGACCGCTCTGGCCGTTCAACGCGACCACAGCAACCTCTCTTTCGTCCTCTCGGGGGCGCAGCTGGGCATCACGCTGACTACTCTTGCGACTGGTTTTCTTGCAGAGCCGGTGCTGGCTCGCTTCTTCGGCCCCGCGCTCGAGCTCGTTGGGCTCAGTGAGTCCGCCTCGAGCGCCGTCGCCCTCATCCTCGCCCTCGTCGTGGCAACGACACTGTCCATGGTGTTCGGCGAGCTGGTACCGAAGAACATCGCGATTACTGAGCCGTTGGCCACGGCCCGTTTCGTCGTGCCGCCCGTCAATGCCTTCAACACGGTGTTCAAGTGGTTCATTAAGGCGATGAATGCATCGGCAAACTGGTTCGTGCGCAAGCTCGGGATTGAGCCGGCAGATGAGCTCGCCTCCGCCCGCTCAGGTCCTGAGTTGGGCGCTATGGTCCGCAGCTCCGCAGAAGCGGGTGGACTCGATGAGCAGACCGCCCGCATGATCGACCGCTCCCTTCAGTTCGGTGAGACCACCGCGGAAGAGGTCATGACGCCGCGGTCGACGGTCAAGTCCCTCGATGTCTCGGATACGGTAAATGACCTGATCGCGTTGGCGATGGAATCCGGCCACTCCCGCTTCCCTGTCCGCAACGGTGACCTGGATGACACCGTGGGACTGGTTCACATCAAAGACGCGTTCTCGGTCGCCCGGGACCAACGCGCCACGACGCGGCTAGGCGATCTAGCCAAGCCGGTCAGCTACGTCCCCGGCACACTCGACGGAGATGCTGTTCTCGATCAAGTGCGTTCCGCCGGTTCACAGGTTGTGCTCGTTGCGGACGAGTACGGCGGCACCCAGGGCTTGGTCACCATTGAAGACGTCGTCGAAGAAATCCTCGGCGAAGTCTACGACGAGTACGACGACCGCGAGTCCGAGCGCGACTTCCAGCGCTTCGGAAAGTCGTGGGAAGTCTCCGGCCTTGTACGCCTCGACGAACTGTCGGAGCGGATCAGTTACACCGCCCCTGACGGGCCGTATGAAACTCTTGGAGGGTTGATCATGGCCTCGCTCGGCCAAGTCCCCTCTGTCGGCGATACTGTGGTTCTCCCCCACCCTGCCCAAGATCTTTCGGAGGAGCTCGAGGAAGCGAACGCTGGCCGTTGGCTGGCTCGTGTGTCCATCATGGAGGGCCGTCGACTGGACAAAGCCATTCTGACGCCAATCTCCTCCGATGATATCGGGAGGTACCAGTCATGAGCATCTGGACTGCCACCATCCTCATCATCGCCCTGCTAGCTGCCAATGCCTTCTTCGTGGCCACGGAGTTCGCGCTCGTCTCGTCGAGACGCGATCGCCTCGAATCCATGATCGCGCAGGGCAAGACCAGCGCACGGCGCGCTTTGGAAGCCACGGAGCATCTGTCGCTGTACTTGGCCGGCGCTCAGTTCGGCATCACTTTCGCCTCGCTCATTCTGGGTAAGGTCGCCGAACCTGCCATCGCGCATTTTTTGGAGGATCCTTTCACCAGCATCGGAGTGCCGGAGAACCTCCTGCACCCGATCTCGTTCGTCATCGCCCTGCTCATCATCACGATCCTCCACATCATCTTCGGCGAGATGATCCCGAAGAACATCGCGATCGCCGGGCCTGAAACGCTCGCTGTGTGGCTGACACCGGTGATGAATGTCTGGGTGAAGCTGACCCGGCCCTTGATCTTCGCGTTGAACGAGATCGCCCGCTGGACGCTCTACCTCTTCGGCATTGAGCAGCGCGACGAACTCGACGCCACAGTGGACCAGGAGCAGCTGGCCAACATGATCTGGGAGTCCCGGCAGGAAGGGCTTCTGGACGAAGAGGAGACCACCCGCCTTGCCTCTGCCCTGTCGTCCGAGTCGCGCAGCCTGCAGGAGGTGATGATCCCCATCGACAAGCTGGTGACCATCCCCTACTCCCGGCAAGGGATTCCTCTGCGCGTCCTTGAAAACGCTGTCCGTGAGACCGGATACTCGCGTTTCCCGGTGGAGGGCACCGATGGCGCACTGCTCGGGTACATCCACGTCAAGGACGTCCTCGACCTCCTCGACTCGGAGATGGAGAGCCCGGTCATCCCGTACAACCGCGTCCGTCGCTTGAGCATTGTCGACGGCTCCGGCAGCCTCGACGACGCGTTGACCGCAATGCACCGTCGCTCCGCTCACATGGCCCAGGTCCGCGACAACGGTGAGCTAGTGGGTGTTCTCGCGCTTGAGGACCTGATCGAGGAGTACGTGGGCACCGTGACCGACTGGACCCATGAGCAATGATCTCGCTCGCGCGTGAGGAGTGGAGCGAACTCGCTGAAACCCACGAGAAGCGTGCCCGACAGTGGGTCGATCCGCACATAGCGCGGCGCAGCCGTGGTGAGAAGCATCCGATCTGGGATTTCCTCTTCGACTACTACCCTGTTCGCCCCACGCACCTCACGCGCTGGCACCCGGGCCTTGGCACGAAGCTTCTCGACGCGTCCGATGCCCCTCACACTTCATGGCGCGATTACCAGCGCGGCCCTGACGGAACAGTCACCCTCGACGTCGAATCGTTCCTCGCCCGCCGGCGGTCCGATATGGAAAATATTCGGGTTCTGTTGCGCGCTATTGATCACAACCGCCCGCAGTTCGACTGCTTCGGTTTGCACGAATGGGCCATGGTCTACAACACCGGGCGACCCCGTCACGACGTTCCGTTGCGGTTGGGGCAACGGGGCACAGATGACGTGGTCAAGCAGCACGATCTGAAGTGCACGCACTTTGACGCGTACCGCTTTTTCACTCCACCCGCGAAACCGCTCAATCTGACCGTGCTTGACTCTGCCACCCGCCCCGCGAATGACCAGTGCGGATGCCTTCACGTGGGCATGGACCTGTACAAATGGGCGACCAAGATGGGCCCGCTTGTGCCCGGTGACCTCATGCTGGACTGCCTGGAGCTGGCGATGGATATTCGACTGCTGGACATGGAGGCCTCCCCGTATGACTGCCGCACGCTCGGCTTCGGGGTGGTCCCGATTGAGACGCCGGAGGGCAAAGCTGAGTACGTAGCAAAGCAGCGCGCGTTCTCTGCGCGAGCGGAACCTTTGCGAAATCAGCTGCTTCAACTTCTTGACGCTGCATTTACCCGATAAGCTGTCTATCGTAACTATTGCGAAAGGCAGACCATGGCTCGGCATTCCAACGGCAAGAACAACTACGCCCTGTCCAAGGGCGCAATTGCGTTCCTCGTATTGCTCGCCCTCATGATGCTTGCGGTTGCGGCTGCGGGGGTGGTGTGGGGAACGCATCGTGGCAAAGCGGGCGGGAACCAAGCCGCGCCCGAGTGCGTGTCCGGTGAGTTAGCCCTGCCCGTCGCTGCGTCGTCGGAAGGCGTGGCCCGCGAGGTGATCAACGCCTACGCCAACTCCCAGCCTGTGGTCCGCGATTATTGTGTTCAGCCTGTCTACGTGGACAACCTGAGCGAGGCCGCTGTATACATTGCGCCTAACACACCGATCTCCCACCAGGAGATCGCGCATGCACAACGCAGTGCCACGACCAACGAGCCCGCCTCCGTGTATTCGTCGGTCGTCGGACTTGCCGGGCCTAATGAGATCGACCCGGCCACAGTGGACATCAAACAGGTGGACTTCCCCACCGATGAACAGCCCGAAGCATCTGCAGTTGTCGCCTCCGCTGTAGCTGACAACGATAACGCCGCCGTTGCCGCCCTGACCGAACAGCGTGTGGGCACCGCCGCATCCGACACCGCGAACTCCACCCGCTTCGTTGCCAGCGATGAATCCAACGTCCCCGACGGATTCACATTCAGCCCGTTAGCCGATACCTCTGTCGTCTACTCTGCCATCCCGCTGAATACGACGGACGCCGTCACAGAGGACCAAACTCGAGCGGCTCAAGCATTCGCAGACTTCGCGAGTGAACAGTACGGCAACGACTCCCAGCTCCCGGTCGTCGCTGAGTCGGTCTGGGCCGCTGCCCGCCCCAACGGTGGAGAACGCATCTCCACAGCGGCGCAGGAGCACGAACCAGCGCAGACGGAGATCGGTGAACCGATTGACACCCTGTTCCTGCTGGACACCTCGGATCAAATGGCACACTTTGCGGAACCGGTGGCCCAAAGCATTGGAGCGGTGGCTACTTCACTTACGGACGCTGGGCGCCAAGTTGCGCTGTGGAACTACTCCTCGCCGCTCAACCCCGGCGTCACCCAGAGCTTCCGCCGCAACGTGGAGTTCACCAACGATGGCGCGCAGATCGGTGCCGCCGCACAAGGCTTCATCAATGCCGGTGCCCCCCGCACCCGTGAAGCCGTCGCAGCCGCGCTGAAGTATGCAGAGTCTGTTGAAACTCCCATCCGAGTGATGTTGATTACCTCAGGCACTGTCGACGACGCTGACGTGACACCGGCTATCGCACACGCTCGTGCAGCTGGAGTTGAACTGTCTGTCGTTCACGTTGGTGCCGCGCCAAAAGACCAGGTGCTTATCGACGCAGCAACCTCCTCCACTGACCTCTCTTCCCCAGTCGATTCCGCTATCCGCGAGGCAGTAGGACTCTAAAACTCCCTACGTAAAAGGAAAACCCTGCTGGAGATTATCCAGCAGGGTTTGACGTATCTTCGGTTGACCCTAGGAGCTGCGACGCTCCCGGCGGGCAGCCAGTTCATCGAGTGCGACGACGTTGTCGGATTCTTCTGCGACAGCGTCGCCGCCGATCCGCTCGGAGGGGAACGCCGAGATGGTGCCGGTGAGCTCCTTGACGATCTGCGGAACAGCGATGGCGAACACGCCCTGGCCACCGCCGAGCAGGTCGATGATCTCGTCGTTGCTGCGGCACTCGTAGACGGTGGTACCGTCGGAAACGAGGGTGATCTCGGAGATCTCGTTGATGCCGCGATCACGCAGGTTGTCCACGGCGAGGCGAATGTTCTGCAGGGAGATGCCGGTGTCCAGCAGGCCCTTGACGATCTTCAGGACGAGGATGTCAGTGAAGGAGTAGAGACGCTGCGAGCCGGAGCCTGTGGCGTTTCGGATGGAGGGGTTCACCAGATCGGTGCGCGCCCAGTAGTCCAGCTGGCGGTACGTGATGCCGGCAACCTGGCATGCGATGGGCACGCGGTAGCCAACCTCATCCGACGGCCCGAGGTCAAACAGGCTTTCCTGGACAGGGGCGTCGATGTCATCGTGACTGTCGAAGATACTCACGTAATTACTCCCATGATGTTTAGAGAAGGGCGCACTAGTTATTTAAAGCCAAGCTTAAGCTGCGGTCAAGACCAGGGACACCGACACGCCGTAACTTCAAGCTCAACTTTAACTTTAGAGCTACTCTTCCCCACTGTCATCTTCAGTCACATCTTTAACCTCGGATCCTTCGAATCCGAGGTCCTGCTCTGATACGCCGAGATCGCGCATCAGTTGCTGAAAATCAGCGTCTGCCTTGGCATCACCAGAGGCAGAATCAGATCCGGCTGGTACCGCTTCGTCATCGACTTCAATGTCGAAGTAATCCAGCGCATCCTCCGCTGACAGCCACAATGACGACTGCGACAAGACAGTTTCATCAACCTCAATCGGCATGTCCAGC from Corynebacterium genitalium ATCC 33030 harbors:
- a CDS encoding hemolysin family protein — its product is MDLLISLLALLGFVLLTASTGLFVAIEFALTGMERSTVDNHVQEKGDKTALAVQRDHSNLSFVLSGAQLGITLTTLATGFLAEPVLARFFGPALELVGLSESASSAVALILALVVATTLSMVFGELVPKNIAITEPLATARFVVPPVNAFNTVFKWFIKAMNASANWFVRKLGIEPADELASARSGPELGAMVRSSAEAGGLDEQTARMIDRSLQFGETTAEEVMTPRSTVKSLDVSDTVNDLIALAMESGHSRFPVRNGDLDDTVGLVHIKDAFSVARDQRATTRLGDLAKPVSYVPGTLDGDAVLDQVRSAGSQVVLVADEYGGTQGLVTIEDVVEEILGEVYDEYDDRESERDFQRFGKSWEVSGLVRLDELSERISYTAPDGPYETLGGLIMASLGQVPSVGDTVVLPHPAQDLSEELEEANAGRWLARVSIMEGRRLDKAILTPISSDDIGRYQS
- a CDS encoding DEAD/DEAH box helicase, which encodes MPTFSDLGLPRPIVNVLTKQGIEEPFPIQEAAIPAVLDGRDVLGRGPTGSGKTFAFGLPMLALLAGSPSKPGHPRGLVLAPTRELAAQIRQRLDDPAAAAGLRVLEVVGGVNINNHIRSLAAPVDLLVATPGRAQDLINQGKLSFDSVAVTAIDEADQMADMGFLPQVRKLVDATPENGQRLLFSATLDGDVEKLVQRYLTDPVTHSTAPAQAAVDTMQHYQLLVGSRESRNEIVPLIAAREGKTIMFMRTKHGVDRQVKKLRRVGIEAQPLHGDKGQGARTRAIEGFTDGSVPVLVATDIAARGIDISDVSLVVHIDPPAEHKSYLHRAGRTARAGTSGTVVTLVMDEQRKEVDQLLRKAGVDAQKVRVTPMSDELVKITGAQEPHGRPLPPPGQPQTTKRSRGKRR
- the gndA gene encoding NADP-dependent phosphogluconate dehydrogenase, translating into MTNENLAQIGVVGMAVMGSNLARNFASRGHTVAIYNRSPEKTRAVMEQHGHEGNFIPSESIEDFVASLERPRKAVIMVQAGAGTDAVIDQLVEAMDEGDIIIDGGNALFTDTIRREKEVAAKGRHFVGAGISGGEEGALKGPSIMPGGPKESWETLGPLLESIAAEVDGVPCVTHIGPDGAGHFVKMVHNGIEYADMQVIGEAYHLLRYAAGIEPAEMADIFAEWNQGDLDSYLIEISAEVLRQVDARTGKPLVDVIVDAAGQKGTGRWTVKEALDLGVPTTGIGEAVFARALSSALAQRQAVQDTGLPSGEVTLLETLGVDKQQFVEDVRRALYASKLVAYAQGFDEINAGSQEYGWGIKPQDLATIWRGGCIIRAKFLNRITEAYNNDPQLPSLLLDPYFKSELEKGLVDSWRRVVIIATQLGLPIPVFASSLSYYDSLRAERLPAALIQGQRDFFGAHTYKRVDMEGTYHTTWSGEREEITY
- a CDS encoding NAD(P)/FAD-dependent oxidoreductase, producing MSDKPYRPAGNRHHVVIIGSGFGGLFAARELDGADVDVTLISRTNFHLFPPLLYQVATGILGSGEIATSTRQILGKQKNTDIMRGDVTDIDLDAKTVTCKEGPYTYTYEYDSLIVAAGAGQSYFGNDHFAEFAPGLKTLDHALEIRSRLVTAFERAEVTEDPAERERLLTFVIVGAGPTGVELAGQIAEMAHRSFRNEYSHFRPSSAKIILLDGAPQVLPPFGKRLGRKAQRELERIGVTVHLNSMVTNIDETSVTYKDMETEEETTIESYTKIWSAGVAASPLGKLVADQAGLEVDRAGKVPVNKDLSVGDHRNVFVVGDMMNLDKLPGLAQVAIQTGEYAAKAIKDGVENDQEPDQREPFEYFDKGSMAIVSRFHAVVKMGKVEIAGFLGWIMWLLVHVSFLVSKRNRIVSMFTWTLNALSPKRYNLAATQQQMHGRTALLNLEKYAAEEAEHLVEVRDTNGEN
- a CDS encoding vWA domain-containing protein translates to MARHSNGKNNYALSKGAIAFLVLLALMMLAVAAAGVVWGTHRGKAGGNQAAPECVSGELALPVAASSEGVAREVINAYANSQPVVRDYCVQPVYVDNLSEAAVYIAPNTPISHQEIAHAQRSATTNEPASVYSSVVGLAGPNEIDPATVDIKQVDFPTDEQPEASAVVASAVADNDNAAVAALTEQRVGTAASDTANSTRFVASDESNVPDGFTFSPLADTSVVYSAIPLNTTDAVTEDQTRAAQAFADFASEQYGNDSQLPVVAESVWAAARPNGGERISTAAQEHEPAQTEIGEPIDTLFLLDTSDQMAHFAEPVAQSIGAVATSLTDAGRQVALWNYSSPLNPGVTQSFRRNVEFTNDGAQIGAAAQGFINAGAPRTREAVAAALKYAESVETPIRVMLITSGTVDDADVTPAIAHARAAGVELSVVHVGAAPKDQVLIDAATSSTDLSSPVDSAIREAVGL
- a CDS encoding PaaI family thioesterase, giving the protein MEMDFSKLMELRDRQLTDDELAYLNAHHVEFDSFIGLHFTAFGPEKITATVEADPRHHQPAGQVNGGVFCAIGESMGSYAGYAAAGAPVVGMNNNTDLIRSVTSGTIEAEASPVHLGRRTQIWRIEMKQGGKIVAITTLRTMVMA
- a CDS encoding magnesium and cobalt transport protein CorA, yielding MVPKNPLSLGKSKQTEKATQKPIPVPVERSIDFCRVIVDGQLEPGSCHYSTALKKVNEAESGYVWLSLREPNVEQMEKVAEEFGIHDLIVEDAVSAHQRPKVERYNNQLFLVIRTIEYRDDEEVTDLREIISTGEVQMLIGENFVITIRHNAELPNLTQELVEDPEISALGPAAVAWKVADHVVENYAMITTFLREDVDELENEVFTPRRQINIDKIYSYKREILEMRHAIDPLGPALKTGLNLHKDLLSKQIRSYLRDVQDNAMIVTDNVNGFDERLSSLLDASVAKVSMQQNSDMRTISAVVGMAALPTMIAGIYGMNFEYMPELSWRYAYPVVLVVMFGSIVAMYWWFRRNNWL
- a CDS encoding hemolysin family protein, whose amino-acid sequence is MSIWTATILIIALLAANAFFVATEFALVSSRRDRLESMIAQGKTSARRALEATEHLSLYLAGAQFGITFASLILGKVAEPAIAHFLEDPFTSIGVPENLLHPISFVIALLIITILHIIFGEMIPKNIAIAGPETLAVWLTPVMNVWVKLTRPLIFALNEIARWTLYLFGIEQRDELDATVDQEQLANMIWESRQEGLLDEEETTRLASALSSESRSLQEVMIPIDKLVTIPYSRQGIPLRVLENAVRETGYSRFPVEGTDGALLGYIHVKDVLDLLDSEMESPVIPYNRVRRLSIVDGSGSLDDALTAMHRRSAHMAQVRDNGELVGVLALEDLIEEYVGTVTDWTHEQ
- a CDS encoding MerR family transcriptional regulator; protein product: MSIFDSHDDIDAPVQESLFDLGPSDEVGYRVPIACQVAGITYRQLDYWARTDLVNPSIRNATGSGSQRLYSFTDILVLKIVKGLLDTGISLQNIRLAVDNLRDRGINEISEITLVSDGTTVYECRSNDEIIDLLGGGQGVFAIAVPQIVKELTGTISAFPSERIGGDAVAEESDNVVALDELAARRERRSS